A genomic window from Brassica oleracea var. oleracea cultivar TO1000 chromosome C8, BOL, whole genome shotgun sequence includes:
- the LOC106309532 gene encoding probable protein S-acyltransferase 14 isoform X2, with translation MHRSGTAMAWNVFKFCTALRGLGSIMILLVLGVVGVTYYAVVLTNYGPALSQGGVDSFVALTILVLFHVLLAMLLWSYFSVVFTDPGAVPANWRPATDEERGESDPLTSLEFVGLQTDSSNPRVRFCRKCNQPKPPRCHHCSVCGRCVLKMDHHCVWVVNCVGALNYKYFLLFLFYTFLETTLVTLVLMPHFIAFFSDEEIPGTPGTLATTFLAFVLNLAFALSVMGFLIMHMSLVAGNTTTIEAYEKKTSARWRYDLGRKKNFEQVFGMDKRYWFIPGYTEEDLRRMPELHGLEYPSKPDFDSQ, from the exons ATGCATAGATCTGGTACTGCAATGGCGTGGAACGTGTTCAAGTTCTGTACGGCCTTACGAGGTCTCGGATCCATCATGATCTTGCTAGTTCTCGGTGTTGTCGGTGTTACCTATTACGCCGTCGTTTTGACTAATTATGGACCTGCTCTCTCTCAAGGAGGCGTTGATTCCTTTGTTGCTCTCACCATCCTTGTCCTCTTCCATGTTCTC CTGGCGATGCTTTTGTGGAGCTACTTCTCTGTTGTTTTCACTGATCCTGGTGCTGTCCCTGCTAACTGGAGACCAGCTACTGATGAAGAGAGAGGTGAATCTGATCCGTTAACTAGTCTGGAGTTTGTCGGTTTACAGACAGATTCTTCAAACCCTAGAGTTAGGTTCTGTAGGAAGTGCAATCAGCCAAAACCTCCACGTTGCCATCACTGTTCTGTTT GTGGTAGATGTGTGTTGAAGATGGATCACCACTGCGTTTGGGTTGTTAACTGTGTAGGAGCATTGAATTATAAGTACTTCCTTCTTTTCTTG TTCTACACATTTTTAGAGACGACTCTTGTGACTTTGGTTCTTATGCCGCATTTTATAGCCTTCTTTAGTGATGAAGAGATACCTGGAACACCAGGCACTCTCGCTACTACTTTCCTTGCATTTG TTTTGAATTTGGCATTTGCTTTGAGCGTGATGGGGTTCTTGATCATGCACATGTCTTTGGTTGCTGGCAACACCACAACTATAGAG GCATATGAGAAGAAAACAAGTGCAAGATGGCGGTATGACCTGGGCAGAAAGAAAAACTTTGAACAG GTATTTGGAATGGATAAGAGATACTGGTTCATCCCAGG
- the LOC106307586 gene encoding uncharacterized protein LOC106307586, producing the protein MASMVSPTTCLYLHKHRIKLPSHGRLRITASIPEASDEKLPKLIARREMILRSSELAMIGAIFQLSGKKPEYLGVQKNERLALCPATNNCISTSESVSDRVHYAPPWNYNGGRKTPVSREVAMKELLNVIKSTKPDKFTPRIVEKKDDYVHVEYESPILGLVDDVEFLFTPVKNSTVEYRSASRKGNFDFDVNRKRIKALRQELEKKGWESENSF; encoded by the exons ATGGCTTCCATGGTGTCACCGACCACTTGCTTATACCTCCATAAACACCGGATAAAGCTTCCCTCCCATGGTCGTCTTCGTATAACCGCTTCGATTCCAGAGGCTTCAGATGAGAAACTTCCCAAGTTAATTGCTCGAAG AGAGATGATTCTTAGGAGCAGTGAACTAGCTATGATCGGGGCCATTTTCCAGCTCAG TGGGAAGAAACCAGAGTATCTTGGAGTACAGAAGAACGAGAGATTGGCTCTGTGTCCTGCTACAAACAACTGTATATCCACTTCTGAGAGTGTCAGCGATCGAGTCCACTATGCTCCACCATG GAACTATAATGGTGGAAGGAAGACGCCTGTGAGCAGAGAAGTTGCAATGAAAGAGCTTCTTAATGTG ATTAAGTCGACGAAACCAGACAAGTTTACTCCTCGGATTGTGGAGAAGAAGGACGACTATGTTCATGTGGAATATGAAAGTCCAATCTTAGGT TTGGTAGATGATGTTGAGTTTTTGTTCACTCCTGTGAAGAACTCGACGGTGGAGTATCGGTCTGCATCACGTAAAGGGAACTTCGACTTTGATGTAAACAGAAAGCGAATCAAA GCATTGCGACAGGAGCTGGAGAAGAAGGGATGGGAATCAGAGAACAGCTTCTGA
- the LOC106312362 gene encoding uncharacterized protein LOC106312362, which yields MNPHKTEEDLFHHHDLDPTNLLSQSPHPSIHHHSHNPEDDPTFSLPEFVLFRSSPSLDSPSHSSDEQDSLSHPTPETPKIANPRISISTEEPRDWDYINPEPHISSQFYTFNSESHSLMILCLREGRLASPAEIRVATPRSVLKSWRSVWKDRNEDTAYVTAWKRIQDKLTARLDPASGNEFLCFKNNTRQFVSHVSQWQDIVMGFHGDGDLKHLGVRETIDRIKQVWTVGAKLYGIPESFIRVCVAACGVCNAVTESGSRNKRRRFEYTESFDVPAKDVADRLQELAAKHKVVLCIRQKYIRYKPFMAEVKDYACHRAGEPASKKSRVLKREPYQSKRCGCGFRIRAIVPIANYNEKDKTFVYEEEGTAVFKMYAVHSGHEPGAMDGNARIMHRLVGHKEFLMEHDVVYGVREELESEEIGKDDGGDMRLSVLHQVHELRSELGALEGKIGKIPEEMLGSVSRELFEMLNKIRNIDEEGVKGTTGLLSDKEMLVGDNDLAHWSDHHHHHHHEHLYGDGKDTELIEDDEDSFGRSLDDVVPWEQIRPPSGCTSPKDILSETSCKPEKWLKCNDFDEKSILNCEDSKLTKPMRDDEGIVSDVGLVGIQVDSFYQENSKWYDSPCEEDNGFRHGEIL from the coding sequence ATGAATCCACACAAAACCGAAGAAGATCTGTTCCACCACCACGATCTCGACCCAACAAACCTACTCTCTCAATCACCACACCCGTCCATCCACCACCACAGCCACAACCCCGAAGACGATCCCACCTTCTCTCTCCCGGAGTTCGTCCTCTTCCGCTCCTCACCCTCCCTAGACTCCCCATCCCACTCCTCCGACGAACAAGACTCCTTATCCCACCCCACCCCGGAAACCCCCAAAATCGCAAACCCTAGAATTTCAATCTCAACCGAAGAGCCCCGAGACTGGGACTACATCAACCCGGAGCCTCACATCTCCTCCCAATTCTACACATTCAACTCCGAATCCCACTCCCTCATGATCCTCTGCCTCCGCGAAGGCCGCCTCGCCTCCCCCGCCGAGATCCGCGTCGCCACCCCTCGCTCCGTCCTCAAATCGTGGCGCTCCGTCTGGAAAGACCGCAACGAGGACACCGCCTACGTCACGGCGTGGAAACGGATCCAGGACAAGCTCACCGCGCGCCTCGATCCCGCCTCCGGCAACGAGTTCCTCTGCTTTAAAAACAACACGCGGCAGTTCGTGTCGCACGTTAGCCAGTGGCAGGACATAGTCATGGGGTTTCACGGTGACGGCGACTTGAAACACTTGGGGGTTAGAGAGACTATTGATAGGATTAAACAAGTGTGGACCGTTGGTGCTAAGTTGTATGGTATCCCAGAGAGCTTTATTAGGGTCTGTGTGGCGGCGTGTGGTGTTTGTAATGCGGTTACTGAGTCCGGCTCGAGGAATAAACGGCGGCGTTTTGAGTATACTGAGTCTTTCGATGTGCCTGCGAAGGACGTTGCTGATAGGTTGCAGGAGTTAGCTGCTAAGCATAAGGTGGTGCTGTGTATTAGGCAGAAGTATATTAGGTACAAGCCGTTTATGGCCGAGGTGAAAGATTACGCTTGTCACAGAGCTGGAGAGCCTGCGTCGAAGAAGTCCAGGGTTTTGAAGAGGGAGCCTTATCAGTCTAAGAGGTGTGGGTGTGGTTTTAGGATTAGAGCTATTGTCCCCATTGCTAATTATAATGAAAAGGATAAGACTTTTGTTTACGAGGAGGAAGGGACAGCTGTTTTTAAGATGTACGCTGTTCATTCGGGGCATGAGCCCGGGGCGATGGATGGGAACGCGAGGATCATGCATCGGCTTGTTGGTCATAAGGAGTTTTTGATGGAGCATGATGTGGTCTATGGCGTGAGGGAAGAGTTGGAAAGTGAAGAGATTGGGAAGGACGATGGTGGAGATATGCGTTTGAGTGTGTTGCATCAGGTGCATGAGCTGAGGAGTGAGCTTGGTGCTTTAGAAGGAAAGATTGGGAAGATTCCGGAAGAGATGTTGGGTTCAGTGTCCAGAGAGTTGTTTGAGATGCTCAACAAGATCAGGAACATCGACGAAGAGGGTGTTAAGGGAACAACGGGCTTGCTTTCCGACAAGGAAATGCTTGTTGGAGATAACGATTTAGCTCATTGGAGTGACCATCACCATCACCATCACCATGAGCATTTGTATGGAGATGGGAAGGATACAGAGCTTATTGAAGATGATGAAGACAGTTTCGGGAGGAGCCTTGATGATGTTGTTCCTTGGGAACAGATAAGGCCACCATCTGGGTGTACAAGCCCAAAGGATATATTGTCGGAAACATCATGTAAGCCTGAGAAATGGTTAAAGTGCAATGACTTTGATGAGAAGAGCATTCTGAACTGTGAAGATTCGAAACTAACAAAACCGATGAGAGACGATGAAGGTATAGTATCAGACGTAGGTTTAGTTGGTATACAAGTGGATAGCTTCTATCAAGAAAACTCAAAATGGTACGATTCTCCTTGTGAAGAAGACAATGGATTCAGACATGGAGAGATTTTGTAG
- the LOC106309532 gene encoding probable protein S-acyltransferase 14 isoform X1 translates to MHRSGTAMAWNVFKFCTALRGLGSIMILLVLGVVGVTYYAVVLTNYGPALSQGGVDSFVALTILVLFHVLLAMLLWSYFSVVFTDPGAVPANWRPATDEERGESDPLTSLEFVGLQTDSSNPRVRFCRKCNQPKPPRCHHCSVCGRCVLKMDHHCVWVVNCVGALNYKYFLLFLFYTFLETTLVTLVLMPHFIAFFSDEEIPGTPGTLATTFLAFGKCSNFTYAFRWYLVSSVYQISPCFVSWTTVLNLAFALSVMGFLIMHMSLVAGNTTTIEAYEKKTSARWRYDLGRKKNFEQVFGMDKRYWFIPGYTEEDLRRMPELHGLEYPSKPDFDSQ, encoded by the exons ATGCATAGATCTGGTACTGCAATGGCGTGGAACGTGTTCAAGTTCTGTACGGCCTTACGAGGTCTCGGATCCATCATGATCTTGCTAGTTCTCGGTGTTGTCGGTGTTACCTATTACGCCGTCGTTTTGACTAATTATGGACCTGCTCTCTCTCAAGGAGGCGTTGATTCCTTTGTTGCTCTCACCATCCTTGTCCTCTTCCATGTTCTC CTGGCGATGCTTTTGTGGAGCTACTTCTCTGTTGTTTTCACTGATCCTGGTGCTGTCCCTGCTAACTGGAGACCAGCTACTGATGAAGAGAGAGGTGAATCTGATCCGTTAACTAGTCTGGAGTTTGTCGGTTTACAGACAGATTCTTCAAACCCTAGAGTTAGGTTCTGTAGGAAGTGCAATCAGCCAAAACCTCCACGTTGCCATCACTGTTCTGTTT GTGGTAGATGTGTGTTGAAGATGGATCACCACTGCGTTTGGGTTGTTAACTGTGTAGGAGCATTGAATTATAAGTACTTCCTTCTTTTCTTG TTCTACACATTTTTAGAGACGACTCTTGTGACTTTGGTTCTTATGCCGCATTTTATAGCCTTCTTTAGTGATGAAGAGATACCTGGAACACCAGGCACTCTCGCTACTACTTTCCTTGCATTTGGTAAATGTTCAAATTTTACTTATGCTTTTAGATGGTATTTGGTTTCATCTGTTTATCAAATCTCTCCTTGTTTTGTATCATGGACAACAGTTTTGAATTTGGCATTTGCTTTGAGCGTGATGGGGTTCTTGATCATGCACATGTCTTTGGTTGCTGGCAACACCACAACTATAGAG GCATATGAGAAGAAAACAAGTGCAAGATGGCGGTATGACCTGGGCAGAAAGAAAAACTTTGAACAG GTATTTGGAATGGATAAGAGATACTGGTTCATCCCAGG
- the LOC106307587 gene encoding proteasome subunit beta type-1 — protein sequence MTKQHANWSPYDNNGGTCVAIAGSDYCVIAADTRMSTGYSILSRDYSKIHKLADKAVLSSSGFQADVKALQKVLKSRHLVYQHQHNKQMSCPAMAQLLSNTLYFKRFFPYYAFNVLGGLDEEGKGCVFTYDAVGSYEKVGYSAQGSGSTLIMPFLDNQLKSPSPLLLPAQDAITPLSEPEAVDLVKTVFASATERDIYTGDKLEIMILKADGIRTEVMELRKD from the exons ATGACGAAGCAGCACGCTAATTGGTCTCCTTACGATAACAATGGAGG AACCTGTGTGGCCATCGCTGGATCCGATTACTGCGTCATCGCCGCCGATACTCGGATGTCTACCGGTTACAGTATTCTAAGCCGCGATTACTCGAAGATCCATAAACT AGCAGACAAGGCTGTGCTCTCCTCGTCTGGATTTCAAGCTGATGTGAAAGCACTTCAGAAAGTTCTCAAGTCAAGGCACTTG GTTTATCAGCATCAGCATAATAAGCAGATGAGTTGTCCTGCAATGGCTCAGCTTCTCTCCAACACGCTTTACTTCAAGCGGTTTTTTCCTTACTATGCCTTTAACGTTCTCGGTGGGCTTGATGAGGAAG GAAAAGGCTGTGTCTTTACCTATGACGCAGTGGGATCATATGAGAAGGTTGGATACAGTGCTCAAGGTTCTGGTTCTACCCTCATTATGCCCTTCCTTGACAATCAGCTCAAGAGTCCCAGCCCGCTCTTGCTTCCTGCCCAG GATGCTATCACACCCCTTTCTGAACCTGAAGCAGTTGACTTGGTTAAGACTGTTTTTGCGTCCGCCACTGAGAGGGATATCTACACT GGAGACAAGCTTGAGATCATGATTCTCAAGGCGGATGGCATCAGGACCGAAGTCATGGAATTGAGGAAAGATTAA
- the LOC106309680 gene encoding 4-hydroxy-tetrahydrodipicolinate synthase 1, chloroplastic-like: MAALQGYGLISTNSPLHFPRTHQFKRKNARWVSPIAAVVPNFHLPMRSLEDKNRTNTEDIRSLRVITAIKTPYLPDGRFDLEAYDYLVNTQIEKGAEGVIVGGTTGEGQLMSWDEHIMLIGHTVNCFGARIKVIGNTGSNSTREAIHATEQGFAVGMHAALHINPYYGKTSIEGMTAHFQTVLPMGPTIIYNVPGRTSQDIPPHVIFRLSRNANLAGVKECVGNNRVEEYTENGVVVWSGNDDQCHDSRWDHGATGVISVTSNLVPGLMRKLMFEGRNSALNAQLLPLIDWVFQEPNPIGVNTALAQLGVARPVFRLPYVPLPMSKRVEFVKLVKEIGREHFVGGRDVQVLDDDDFILIGRY; this comes from the exons ATGGCAGCTTTGCAAGGTTACGGCTTGATCTCCACGAACTCTCCCCTCCATTTCCCTCGTACGCATCAATTCAAGAG AAAGAATGCGAGATGGGTCTCTCCAATAGCAGCTGTAGTACCTAACTTCCATCTCCCAATGCGCAGTCTCGAGGATAAAAACAG GACGAACACAGAAGACATAAGGTCACTTAGAGTTATCACAGCCATCAAGACACCGTATCTCCCCGACGGAAGATTCGACCTCGAAGCATACGACTACCTAGTCAACACGCAGATAGAAAAAGGCGCTGAAGGTGTGATCGTCGGTGGTACAACCGGTGAAGGCCAGTTGATGAGCTGGGATGAACACATAATGCTCATAGGCCATACCGTGAACTGTTTCGGCGCAAGAATCAAAGTCATTGGGAACACTGGAAGCAACTCCACCAGAGAAGCTATACACGCAACTGAGCAAGGGTTCGCCGTTGGAATGCACGCTGCTCTCCACATAAACCCTTACTACGGCAAAACATCTATTGAAGGCATGACTGCTCACTTTCAAACCGTTCTTCCCATGGGACCGACGATTATATACAATGTGCCGGGAAGAACTAGTCAAGATATACCTCCACATGTTATCTTTAGGCTCTCTAGGAACGCTAACTTGGCTGGTGTTAAGGAATGCGTGGGTAATAACCGAGTTGAAGAGTATACTGAGAATGGTGTTGTTGTGTGGAGTGGTAACGATGATCAGTGCCATGACTCTAGATGGGATCATGGAGCTACTGGAGTTATATCGGTTACTAGCAACTTGGTTCCAGGTTTGATGAGGAAGTTGATGTTTGAAGGTAGAAACTCGGCGTTGAACGCACAGCTTCTGCCTTTGATAGATTGGGTGTTCCAAGAACCGAATCCTATTGGTGTTAACACAGCTTTGGCTCAGCTTGGAGTTGCGAGGCCGGTCTTTAGGTTACCTTATGTGCCGTTGCCTATGTCCAAAAGGGTTGAGTTTGTTAAACTTGTGAAGGAGATTGGAAGAGAGCATTTTGTAGGGGGGAGAGATGTTCAGGTGCTTGATGATGATGACTTCATTTTAATCGGTCGGTATTAG
- the LOC106309761 gene encoding actin-related protein 7-like, with protein METLVVDAGSKLLKAGAAVPDQSPAMIIPSQMKRMVDDGSDDVTLDPIERGFIRDWDAMEDLLRYVAYTGLGWEEGNEGNILFTDPLSTPKAIREQLVQMMFETFNVSGFYASEQAVLSLYAVGRISGCTLDIGHGKIDIAPVLEGAVQHIASKRFELGGTDLTKLLAQELGKSNPSMKLSMSDVEKLKEQHAKCAEDEIAYEKTQNCEIEQHTLPDGQVIRIGGERYSVGEALFQPSILGLEEHGIVEQLVRIISTVSSENHRQLLENTVLCGGTTSMTGFETRFQKEASLCSSAIRPTLVKPPEYMQENVGLYSAWVGGAILAKVVFPQNQHVTKADYDETGPLVVHRKCF; from the exons ATGGAAACACTCGTCGTAGACGCTGGCTCTAAGCTCCTGAAAGCGGGAGCAGCGGTTCCTGATCAGTCTCCTGCAATGATAATCCCATCTCAAATGAAACGAATGGTTGATGATGGGTCTGATGATGTAACTCTTGACCCTATTGAAAGGGGGTTCATTAGAGACTGGGACGCTATGGAGGATCTGTTGAGGTACGTTGCGTACACTGGGCTTGGATGGGAGGAGGGAAACGAAGGCAATATACTCTTCACTGATCCTCTCTCTACTCCCAAG GCTATTAGGGAGCAACTGGTGCAGATGATGTTTGAAACATTCAATGTCTCTGGATTCTATGCGTCAGAGCAAGCAGTGTTGTCCCTTTATGCTGTTGGAAGGATCTCTGGTTGCACTCTTGATATTGGCCATGGGAAGATAG ATATTGCTCCAGTTCTTGAAGGTGCGGTGCAGCACATTGCCTCAAAAAGGTTTGAGCTAGGGGGAACCGATCTTACAAAACTCTTGGCTCAAGAGCTTGGGAAATCAAACCCTTCAATGAAACTCAGCATGTCTGATGTTGAAAAACTCAAGGAACAGCATGCAAAATGTGCGGAGGATGAGATTGCTTACGAGAAAACCCAAAACTGTGAAATTGAGCAGCATACTCTTCCAGATGGGCAG GTGATAAGGATTGGGGGAGAGAGATACTCTGTTGGTGAAGCTCTGTTTCAGCCATCAATATTAGGACTAGAGGAGCATGGAATAGTTGAACAGCTTGTCCGGATAATCTCCACAGTGTCATCTGAGAACCATAGGCAGCTCTTGGAGAACACTGTACTTTGTGGTGGGACAACCTCCATGACAG GATTCGAAACCAGGTTTCAGAAAGAAGCAAGCTTGTGCTCATCTGCTATTAGGCCAACGCTGGTGAAACCGCCGGAGTATATGCAGGAGAATGTGGGATTGTACTCGGCTTGGGTTGGAGGAGCGATACTAGCTAAAGTGGTGTTTCCACAGAACCAGCATGTTACTAAAGCTGACTATGACGAGACTGGACCATTGGTGGTTCACCGGAAATGTTTCTGA
- the LOC106307872 gene encoding fasciclin-like arabinogalactan protein 10 — translation MAFSSRALSLLAFTLSLLAVLSTVSGHNITQILSESPEYSSFNSYLSQTKLADEINSRTTITLLVLNNGAMSSLAGKHPLSVVKNALSLLVLLDYYDPVKLHKISQGTTLTTTLYQTTGNAPGNLGFVNVTDLKGGKVGFSSAAPGSKLASSYTKSVKQIPYNISVLEIDAPIIAPGILTAPAPSADGLNNITGLLEKAGCKTFANLLVTSGVLKTYVSTVEKGLTVFAPSDEAFKAEGVPDLTKLTQAEVVSLLEYHALAEYKPKGSLKINKDAISTLATNGAGKYDLTTSTSGDEVILHTGIGPSRLADTVVDETPVVIFTVDKVLLPTELFGKSPSPAPAPEPVSAPTPSPAKSPSPAEAPSPVAASPPAPPVDDSPEGAPSDSPTSSEDSKAKNAAFHVSASAYVAVLVTLAATSLLL, via the coding sequence ATGGCTTTTTCATCACGTGCTCTCTCTCTCCTCGCATTCACTCTATCTCTCCTCGCCGTCCTTTCCACCGTCTCCGGCCACAACATCACCCAAATCCTCTCAGAATCACCGGAATACTCCTCCTTCAACAGCTACCTCTCCCAAACAAAGCTCGCCGACGAAATCAACAGTCGCACCACCATCACCCTCCTCGTCCTCAACAATGGCGCAATGTCTTCCCTCGCCGGTAAACACCCACTCTCCGTCGTCAAAAACGCCCTCAGCCTCCTCGTCCTCCTCGACTACTACGACCCCGTCAAGCTCCACAAGATCTCTCAAGGCACCACTCTCACCACCACGCTTTACCAAACCACCGGTAACGCTCCCGGAAACTTAGGGTTCGTCAACGTCACCGATCTCAAAGGCGGCAAAGTCGGGTTCAGCTCCGCCGCTCCTGGTTCGAAGCTCGCTTCCAGCTACACAAAATCCGTTAAGCAGATCCCTTACAACATCTCCGTCCTCGAAATCGACGCTCCGATCATCGCTCCCGGAATCTTAACCGCTCCGGCTCCCTCCGCCGACGGACTCAACAACATCACCGGGCTTCTCGAGAAAGCCGGTTGCAAAACCTTCGCGAACTTGCTCGTCACGAGCGGTGTGCTCAAGACCTACGTATCCACCGTTGAAAAAGGGTTGACTGTTTTTGCACCGTCCGATGAAGCTTTCAAAGCCGAAGGCGTACCGGATCTAACCAAGCTCACGCAAGCTGAGGTGGTCTCGCTCCTAGAGTATCACGCCCTCGCTGAATACAAACCTAAAGGCTCGTTGAAGATTAACAAGGACGCAATCTCCACGTTAGCTACTAACGGCGCCGGTAAATATGATTTAACGACGTCAACTTCCGGCGATGAAGTTATTCTCCACACTGGCATTGGACCATCGAGGCTGGCTGACACGGTGGTGGATGAGACACCCGTCGTGATATTCACGGTGGATAAAGTCCTCCTCCCTACCGAGCTCTTCGGAAAATCACCATCTCCGGCGCCGGCACCGGAACCAGTGAGTGCACCGACACCATCTCCGGCTAAGTCACCGTCTCCAGCTGAAGCGCCGTCACCAGTCGCAGCTTCACCGCCTGCGCCTCCAGTTGATGATTCGCCGGAGGGAGCTCCGTCAGACTCGCCGACAAGTTCAGAGGACAGCAAAGCTAAAAACGCGGCGTTTCACGTGAGCGCTTCTGCGTACGTCGCCGTATTGGTCACACTTGCCGCTACATCTCTATTGCTATAA